The Streptomyces luteogriseus genome includes a window with the following:
- a CDS encoding AraC family transcriptional regulator, with protein MSAFVELPLDLPPDRVHAGVGVHGSAGPHEVFRLPHLWQLHLYGYSGTLEFGGARHPIRPGHLSLVPPGTEVHFHYGAPRCEHLYAHFRLPGDGERRRVPAMQDAGPEAAVLSALLRRAIAAGAQSPARAAAELWTVLWRTTGLAEATEAPSGARHPAVRAAMAHIEEHLADPLSVPGIARAAGVSHTHLTRLFRENTGHTVVGYVRRRRMERARHLLIASTLAIPAVAATVGIPDLQAFNKTCRKELGASPRAVRQAAGG; from the coding sequence ATGTCGGCCTTCGTGGAACTGCCCCTCGACCTGCCGCCCGACCGGGTGCACGCGGGCGTGGGCGTGCACGGCTCCGCCGGCCCGCACGAGGTCTTCCGGCTCCCGCACCTGTGGCAGCTCCACCTCTACGGCTACTCCGGCACCCTGGAGTTCGGCGGCGCGCGGCACCCGATCCGCCCCGGGCACCTCAGCCTCGTCCCGCCCGGCACGGAGGTGCACTTCCACTACGGCGCCCCGCGCTGCGAGCACCTCTACGCCCACTTCCGGCTGCCGGGCGACGGGGAGCGGCGCCGGGTCCCGGCGATGCAGGACGCCGGCCCGGAGGCGGCGGTGCTGAGTGCGCTGCTGCGCCGGGCGATCGCGGCGGGCGCGCAGTCCCCGGCCCGTGCCGCCGCGGAACTGTGGACGGTGCTGTGGCGCACGACCGGCCTGGCCGAGGCCACCGAGGCGCCCTCCGGGGCCCGGCATCCGGCGGTGCGGGCGGCCATGGCGCACATCGAGGAGCACCTGGCCGACCCGCTGAGCGTCCCCGGGATCGCCCGGGCCGCCGGGGTGTCCCACACGCACCTGACCCGGCTGTTCCGCGAGAACACCGGGCACACGGTCGTCGGCTACGTACGGCGGCGCCGCATGGAGCGCGCCCGTCATCTGCTCATCGCCTCGACCCTGGCGATCCCGGCCGTCGCGGCGACGGTCGGGATCCCCGACCTCCAGGCCTTCAACAAGACCTGCCGCAAGGAACTGGGTGCGTCGCCGCGTGCCGTGCGGCAGGCCGCGGGCGGGTAG
- a CDS encoding phytanoyl-CoA dioxygenase family protein, with the protein MPTTQQLLSSVEVARFTAHGFLRLDGVVPPEMNEEALELFAAGTLPAVPYGTPVQKAFPEGSFARRLLGLPAVAGALESLVGPDPAVDHHFVHTRLPHEGSAQPLHADALIDVRADAFDVQLMYYPQEVTAGMGGTLVVPGSHLRRTNESDTGRYQNLRGQTRLTCPAGTVLLLHHGIWHGGRRNDSDTVRHMYKIRFNPSVPQVRLWDTRDADSPAVLEELRRTFPWYEQATARLEIHNRILLWRALSADPGFDVDHWATRITNRPAAPASPRSTA; encoded by the coding sequence ATGCCAACCACACAGCAGCTGTTGAGCTCCGTCGAGGTGGCGCGGTTCACGGCCCACGGTTTCCTGCGCCTCGACGGCGTCGTGCCCCCGGAGATGAACGAGGAGGCGCTCGAACTCTTCGCCGCCGGGACACTGCCCGCCGTGCCGTACGGCACTCCCGTGCAGAAGGCCTTCCCCGAGGGTTCCTTCGCCCGGCGGCTCCTCGGACTGCCCGCCGTGGCGGGCGCGCTGGAGAGCCTGGTGGGTCCGGATCCGGCCGTCGACCACCACTTCGTGCACACCCGCCTGCCCCATGAGGGCAGTGCCCAGCCGTTGCACGCCGACGCCCTCATCGACGTGCGGGCCGACGCCTTCGACGTGCAGCTCATGTACTACCCGCAGGAGGTGACCGCCGGGATGGGCGGCACACTCGTCGTCCCGGGCAGCCATCTGCGCCGCACCAACGAGTCCGACACCGGCCGCTACCAGAACCTGCGCGGCCAGACCCGGCTGACCTGCCCGGCCGGCACCGTGCTCCTGCTGCACCACGGCATCTGGCACGGCGGGCGGCGCAACGACAGCGACACCGTCCGCCACATGTACAAGATCCGTTTCAACCCGTCCGTGCCCCAGGTGCGGCTGTGGGACACACGGGACGCCGACTCACCCGCTGTGCTCGAGGAGTTGCGGCGCACGTTCCCCTGGTACGAGCAGGCCACCGCCCGGCTGGAGATCCACAACCGGATCCTGCTGTGGCGCGCCCTGTCCGCCGACCCCGGCTTCGATGTCGACCACTGGGCCACCCGCATCACCAACCGGCCCGCAGCGCCCGCCTCTCCGAGGAGCACCGCATGA
- a CDS encoding SRPBCC family protein, which translates to MPSNGPSSTPRRQPRPRLRAVAVTLALAGALAATAPTARAADLTGASPSRCGGRGVDSAALIRYESDIVIKAPLRTIWKLQTDVERWPSWQPPVTTTERLDPGRLRKGSRFRWTTPAPATTHTPASTLEITSTVRQLRNQDCILWKGPAIGEGLRIDEGVHLWTFREVEGGVRVHTEETWTGDQVEADVPTATEALGQGLEAWLRDLKATAEARSGGRPH; encoded by the coding sequence ATGCCCAGCAACGGCCCGTCGTCCACGCCTCGCCGGCAGCCCCGTCCCCGTCTGCGCGCGGTCGCGGTGACGCTCGCCCTCGCCGGCGCCCTCGCCGCCACGGCCCCCACGGCCCGGGCGGCCGACCTCACGGGGGCTTCCCCGTCCCGCTGCGGCGGGCGCGGCGTCGACTCCGCCGCCCTGATCCGCTACGAGTCCGACATCGTGATCAAGGCACCGCTGCGCACGATCTGGAAGCTCCAGACGGACGTCGAACGCTGGCCGTCCTGGCAGCCGCCGGTCACCACGACGGAGCGCCTCGACCCGGGCAGGCTGCGCAAGGGCTCGCGGTTCCGCTGGACGACCCCGGCACCCGCCACGACCCACACCCCCGCCTCCACACTGGAGATCACCTCCACGGTCCGGCAACTGCGGAACCAGGACTGCATCCTGTGGAAGGGCCCCGCGATCGGTGAGGGCCTGCGCATCGACGAGGGCGTCCACCTGTGGACCTTTCGCGAGGTCGAGGGCGGTGTCCGCGTCCACACCGAGGAGACCTGGACCGGCGACCAGGTCGAGGCGGACGTGCCCACCGCGACCGAGGCCCTCGGCCAGGGCCTCGAAGCGTGGCTGCGCGATCTGAAGGCCACCGCCGAAGCGCGCTCCGGCGGCCGCCCTCACTGA
- a CDS encoding medium chain dehydrogenase/reductase family protein, giving the protein MNSTGELVEVVLPGRVEPEGLRIRHGAVPAPGPGQVVVRMEATGVSFAEQQMRRGRYYDQPPFPFVPGYDLVGTVLAAGEGADPGLTGTRVAALVKVGGWASHVRVDAADVVPVPEGVGAAEAETLVVNGVTAWQMLHRKARVRAGHTVVVHGANGGVGSVLVQLALAAGARVIGTASARHHDALREQGVVPVDYRAGDVAARIRALAPGGVDAVFDHVGGRGITDSWRLLAPGGTLVSYGSASTRDDEGSKQWSVLKLLFRVWMWNALPNRRRACFFNVWAGRALTRNRFRSRLRADLTQVFDALRRGEVTARIAAQLPLARVSEAMRLAESGTVAGKVVLTP; this is encoded by the coding sequence ATGAACAGCACCGGGGAACTCGTCGAGGTCGTCCTGCCGGGTCGGGTGGAGCCCGAGGGGCTCCGGATCCGCCACGGGGCCGTGCCCGCCCCCGGCCCCGGCCAGGTCGTGGTCCGCATGGAGGCGACCGGCGTCTCCTTCGCCGAGCAACAGATGCGGCGCGGCCGCTACTACGACCAGCCGCCCTTCCCGTTCGTCCCCGGCTACGACCTCGTCGGCACGGTGCTGGCGGCCGGCGAGGGTGCCGACCCGGGTCTGACCGGCACCCGGGTGGCCGCGCTGGTGAAGGTCGGCGGCTGGGCCAGCCATGTGCGCGTCGACGCGGCGGACGTCGTACCGGTGCCCGAAGGGGTCGGAGCGGCGGAGGCGGAGACCCTTGTCGTCAACGGCGTCACCGCCTGGCAGATGCTGCACCGCAAGGCCCGCGTCCGCGCCGGGCACACCGTCGTGGTGCACGGCGCGAACGGCGGCGTCGGCTCCGTCCTGGTGCAGCTCGCCCTGGCCGCGGGGGCGCGGGTGATCGGCACGGCGTCCGCACGCCACCACGACGCCCTGCGGGAGCAGGGAGTCGTCCCCGTCGACTACCGCGCCGGGGACGTCGCCGCCCGCATCCGCGCCCTCGCCCCCGGCGGCGTCGACGCCGTCTTCGACCACGTCGGCGGCCGCGGCATCACCGACTCCTGGCGCCTCCTCGCCCCCGGCGGCACCCTCGTCTCCTACGGCAGCGCCTCCACCCGCGACGACGAGGGCTCCAAGCAGTGGTCCGTCCTCAAGCTGCTCTTCCGCGTGTGGATGTGGAACGCGCTGCCCAACCGCCGCCGGGCCTGCTTCTTCAACGTCTGGGCGGGCAGGGCCCTCACCAGGAACCGCTTCCGGTCCCGGCTGCGTGCCGACCTCACCCAGGTCTTCGACGCCCTCCGGCGCGGCGAGGTCACCGCCCGGATCGCCGCGCAACTGCCGCTCGCCCGGGTCTCCGAGGCCATGCGGCTGGCCGAGTCCGGCACGGTCGCCGGAAAGGTCGTCCTCACTCCGTAG
- a CDS encoding TetR/AcrR family transcriptional regulator has product MTQADGTKTPRERYRAQVRTEIKERAWEQIATAGASALSLNAIAKQMGMSGPALYRYYGGRDDLITELVRDAYRSLADTIAATAAKDGAEVAALAHALRDWALRDPHRYFLIYGTPVPGYHAPDDITAISSEIMALLLDACATVDRDAPATPFGAHLEEHREWADGHPAPPAALHRAMTFWTRLHGVLSLELAGHFRGMGFDPAQLFAAEVESLASTASAPGTASSAP; this is encoded by the coding sequence ATGACGCAGGCCGACGGCACGAAGACCCCCCGCGAGCGTTACCGCGCCCAGGTGCGTACGGAGATCAAGGAACGCGCCTGGGAGCAGATCGCCACGGCGGGCGCGTCCGCGCTGTCCCTCAACGCGATCGCCAAGCAGATGGGGATGAGCGGCCCGGCGCTGTACCGCTACTACGGCGGGCGCGACGACCTGATCACGGAGCTGGTCCGGGACGCCTACCGCAGCCTCGCCGACACGATCGCGGCGACGGCGGCGAAGGACGGCGCCGAGGTGGCGGCCCTCGCGCACGCCCTGCGGGACTGGGCCCTGCGGGACCCGCACCGGTACTTCCTCATCTACGGCACACCCGTGCCCGGCTACCACGCGCCCGACGACATCACCGCGATCTCCTCCGAGATCATGGCGCTCCTGCTGGACGCCTGCGCCACGGTGGACCGGGACGCCCCGGCGACCCCGTTCGGCGCCCACCTCGAAGAGCACCGGGAGTGGGCGGACGGCCATCCCGCCCCGCCCGCGGCCCTGCACCGGGCCATGACCTTCTGGACCCGGCTGCACGGCGTCCTGTCCCTGGAACTCGCCGGACACTTCAGGGGGATGGGCTTCGACCCGGCGCAGCTCTTCGCCGCCGAGGTCGAGTCCCTGGCTTCTACCGCTTCCGCGCCCGGTACCGCTTCATCAGCGCCGTGA
- a CDS encoding 3-hydroxyacyl-CoA dehydrogenase NAD-binding domain-containing protein — protein sequence MTRAFRTAAVIGAGTIGLSWTALFAAHGLTVRVSDPREDLAEAVTEALEQYAPHLAARGLDVTGLADRVRLAADVTDAVRDADVVQENGPERAGFKKDLFATLAREAPAHALLLSSSSAIPSTAFTGELADEDAARVLIGHPFNPPHLVPLVEVVPGERTGEEAVQAALDFYTSVGRTPVVERKEIPGFVGNRLQNALSREAVYLVDQGVVTPEDLDKIMTNSLGLRWATVGPFLGSHLGGGPGGYRHLVAHIGASMQRTGAGGGTPPLTGERQERLIEAVARPAATSTSCATTS from the coding sequence ATGACCCGCGCCTTCCGTACGGCCGCCGTCATCGGCGCCGGGACCATCGGACTGTCCTGGACGGCCCTGTTCGCCGCGCACGGCCTGACCGTCCGGGTGAGCGACCCGCGCGAGGACCTCGCCGAGGCCGTCACCGAGGCCCTGGAGCAGTACGCCCCGCACCTGGCCGCACGGGGTCTGGACGTGACCGGTCTCGCCGACCGGGTGCGCCTCGCCGCCGATGTCACCGACGCGGTCCGGGACGCGGACGTCGTCCAGGAGAACGGCCCCGAACGGGCCGGGTTCAAGAAGGACCTGTTCGCCACCCTCGCCCGTGAGGCCCCGGCCCACGCCCTGCTGCTCAGTTCGTCCTCGGCGATCCCGTCGACCGCGTTCACGGGGGAGCTGGCGGACGAGGACGCCGCCCGCGTGCTGATCGGCCACCCCTTCAACCCGCCGCACCTGGTCCCGCTGGTCGAGGTCGTGCCCGGCGAACGCACCGGCGAGGAAGCCGTCCAGGCCGCGCTGGACTTCTACACCTCGGTCGGCCGCACCCCGGTCGTCGAACGCAAGGAGATCCCCGGCTTCGTAGGCAACCGCCTGCAGAACGCGCTCAGCCGCGAGGCGGTGTACCTCGTCGACCAGGGCGTGGTCACCCCCGAGGACCTCGACAAGATCATGACCAACTCGCTGGGCCTGCGCTGGGCCACGGTCGGGCCGTTCCTCGGCTCGCACCTGGGCGGCGGGCCGGGCGGCTACCGGCACCTGGTCGCGCACATCGGCGCGTCGATGCAGCGGACGGGGGCGGGCGGCGGCACCCCGCCGCTGACCGGGGAACGACAGGAACGGCTCATCGAAGCCGTTGCGCGGCCGGCGGCGACCTCTACGAGCTGTGCCACGACCTCCTGA
- a CDS encoding acetoacetate decarboxylase, giving the protein MRTEDVRQHLTTPLTSPAYAPMVPRFTDREYLNVVYRTDPDALRAVVPEPLRVEEPLVRFEVMKMGDVSGYGPYTEAGQAIPVGFEGERGEYLHAMYLDNFPATASGREVAAYPKVIGSPALYVDSGALVGTLDHGSLRVATATMGYKHHELDRRQAEEQIGVPTFMVKTVPGYDGVPRVQELVRTRITDLTVKGAWTGPARLQLFQHVLAPLADLPVLEVVSASHILTDLTLSGVEPVHDYLKGAAS; this is encoded by the coding sequence ATGAGGACCGAGGACGTACGACAGCACCTCACCACCCCGCTCACCAGCCCGGCGTACGCGCCGATGGTCCCGCGGTTCACCGACCGCGAGTACCTCAACGTCGTCTACCGCACCGACCCCGACGCGCTGCGGGCCGTCGTCCCCGAACCGCTTCGGGTGGAGGAGCCGTTGGTCCGGTTCGAGGTCATGAAGATGGGCGACGTCAGCGGCTACGGCCCCTACACCGAGGCCGGCCAGGCGATCCCCGTCGGCTTCGAGGGCGAGCGCGGCGAGTACCTGCACGCGATGTACCTCGACAACTTCCCGGCGACCGCCTCCGGCCGCGAGGTCGCCGCCTACCCGAAGGTCATCGGCTCCCCGGCGCTGTACGTCGACTCCGGCGCGCTCGTCGGCACGCTCGACCACGGCAGTCTGCGGGTCGCCACCGCGACCATGGGCTACAAGCACCACGAGCTGGACCGGCGCCAGGCCGAGGAACAGATCGGCGTGCCGACGTTCATGGTCAAGACCGTCCCCGGCTACGACGGCGTGCCGCGCGTGCAGGAACTCGTCCGCACCCGCATCACCGACCTCACCGTCAAGGGGGCCTGGACCGGCCCGGCCCGGCTCCAGCTGTTCCAGCACGTGCTGGCCCCGCTGGCCGACCTGCCGGTGCTGGAGGTCGTCTCGGCGAGCCACATCCTCACCGACCTGACGCTGTCGGGCGTCGAGCCGGTCCACGACTACCTGAAGGGGGCCGCGTCATGA
- a CDS encoding crotonase/enoyl-CoA hydratase family protein has protein sequence MSTPTPPVVRTERIGSTLLITLDRPEARNAVNAATATALAAALDALEADPTLRAGVLTGEGGTFSAGMDLKAALRGESPEVEGRGFGGLTESRPDKPLIAAVEGFAMGGGFELALACDLIVAAEDARFGLPEVKRGLIAAGGGVIRLPQRIPHHLAMELLLTGEPVDGRRAGELGLANRVTAQGQAVAEALRLAERVADNAPLALAAVKRVVRAADGASDEEAFAFQREQMKPLMASDDVREGMTAFAERRPARWTGR, from the coding sequence ATGAGCACCCCCACACCTCCCGTCGTGCGCACCGAACGCATCGGCTCCACCCTGCTGATCACACTGGACCGCCCAGAGGCCCGCAACGCCGTGAACGCGGCGACCGCCACCGCCCTGGCCGCCGCACTCGACGCACTGGAGGCCGACCCCACCCTGCGGGCCGGCGTCCTGACCGGCGAGGGCGGCACGTTCAGCGCCGGCATGGACCTCAAGGCCGCCCTGCGCGGTGAGTCGCCCGAGGTCGAGGGCCGCGGTTTCGGCGGCCTGACCGAGTCCCGGCCGGACAAGCCCCTCATCGCCGCCGTGGAGGGCTTCGCCATGGGCGGCGGCTTCGAACTGGCCCTGGCCTGCGACCTGATCGTCGCCGCCGAGGACGCCCGGTTCGGCCTGCCCGAGGTCAAGCGCGGGCTGATCGCGGCCGGCGGCGGAGTGATCCGGCTTCCCCAGCGCATCCCGCACCACCTCGCGATGGAACTTCTGCTGACCGGCGAGCCCGTCGACGGGCGCCGGGCCGGCGAACTGGGCCTGGCCAACCGGGTCACCGCCCAGGGACAGGCCGTCGCCGAGGCGCTGCGGCTGGCCGAGCGGGTCGCGGACAACGCCCCGCTCGCGCTGGCGGCCGTCAAGCGCGTCGTCCGCGCCGCCGACGGAGCCTCCGACGAGGAGGCCTTCGCCTTCCAGCGCGAGCAGATGAAGCCCCTGATGGCCTCGGACGACGTCCGCGAGGGCATGACCGCCTTCGCCGAGCGCCGCCCGGCACGGTGGACGGGGAGGTGA
- a CDS encoding CaiB/BaiF CoA transferase family protein, whose protein sequence is MTDITDTVAGPLEGIRVIDLSTVVMGPYAAQILGDLGADVIKIESPSDTVRTGHYRTTPGMTPLNLNVNRNKRSVSLNLKDDTDRERALRLIDTADVLITNMRPGALHRLGLSHDDIAARNPGLVYAHAQGFRSDSDRAGNAAYDETVQAASGLVDIADRALGEPVYLPTIIGDKVSSLTIAYSVLAALLHRNKTGQGQLVEIPMTDTLIAFNLVEHLAGHTHVPETGPTGFPLSMLKGHKAVRTKDGLACVMPYNPQNYRDFLTAAGRPDLAEDPRVNGDAIDSADHEDLAALLEVCAPALTTEEWAEVCAKHSIPMAPVLELDRAHDDPYVQGGHLLDTVEHPTEGTVRTIGIPLRFSATPGSIRRLAPVAGQDTEDVLAELDATAR, encoded by the coding sequence ATGACGGACATCACCGACACCGTCGCCGGCCCGCTGGAGGGCATCCGCGTGATCGACCTCTCGACCGTGGTGATGGGCCCCTACGCCGCCCAGATCCTCGGCGACCTGGGCGCCGACGTGATCAAGATCGAGTCGCCGTCCGACACCGTGCGCACCGGCCACTACCGCACGACCCCGGGTATGACCCCGCTGAACCTCAACGTCAACCGCAACAAGCGCAGCGTGTCCCTCAACCTCAAGGACGACACCGACCGCGAGCGTGCCCTGCGGCTGATCGACACCGCGGACGTGCTGATCACCAACATGCGCCCCGGCGCCCTGCACCGCCTCGGCCTGTCCCACGACGACATCGCCGCCCGCAACCCCGGCCTCGTCTACGCGCACGCCCAGGGCTTCCGCAGCGACTCGGACCGGGCCGGCAACGCCGCCTACGACGAGACCGTGCAGGCCGCCTCCGGCCTGGTCGACATCGCCGACCGGGCGCTCGGCGAGCCCGTCTACCTGCCGACCATCATCGGCGACAAGGTCTCCTCCCTCACCATCGCCTACAGCGTGCTGGCCGCGCTGCTGCACCGGAACAAGACCGGCCAGGGCCAGCTCGTCGAGATCCCGATGACGGACACCCTGATCGCGTTCAACCTGGTCGAGCACCTCGCGGGCCACACCCACGTGCCCGAGACCGGCCCCACCGGCTTCCCGCTGTCCATGCTGAAGGGCCACAAGGCCGTGCGCACCAAGGACGGCCTGGCCTGCGTCATGCCGTACAACCCGCAGAACTACCGGGACTTCCTCACCGCCGCCGGACGCCCCGACCTCGCCGAGGACCCGCGCGTGAACGGCGACGCCATCGACAGCGCCGACCACGAGGACCTGGCCGCGCTCCTGGAGGTCTGCGCCCCGGCGCTGACCACCGAGGAGTGGGCGGAGGTGTGCGCCAAGCACAGCATCCCGATGGCGCCCGTGCTGGAGCTCGACCGCGCCCACGACGACCCCTACGTCCAGGGCGGCCACCTGCTCGACACCGTCGAGCACCCGACCGAGGGCACGGTCCGCACCATCGGCATCCCGCTGCGCTTCTCCGCCACCCCCGGCTCGATCCGCCGCCTCGCACCGGTAGCGGGCCAGGACACCGAGGACGTCCTCGCCGAACTCGACGCCACCGCCCGCTGA
- a CDS encoding LysR family transcriptional regulator, producing MELLHLRYFLAVAQELNFSTAARKLHMAASPLSRRIKDLENEVGHRLFDRDTHRVRLTPAGNALVPIARGVLEQVDSIRWRLDETARPRRTTLLLGVPSGVHPDLRERMDALAERVGDRFEIKRWPGGTDRLVDAVCDGRLALTLARLPAGGDPALEQMPVMSERLGAVVPRDRFAGRESVALAELAELAYAGSPTAVTNAYFRGLDQQLAELGIRKRVELGSATFDGVSEIVSGGMAFSISMLDPRSPVQNYRLDNVVVLPFSDFHPRLETGLIWRKDRARGGDLEEVVAAAREVFAQPLHS from the coding sequence GTGGAGCTCCTGCACCTGCGCTACTTCCTCGCCGTCGCCCAAGAGCTGAACTTCTCCACCGCGGCCCGCAAACTGCACATGGCGGCCTCCCCGTTGAGCCGGCGGATCAAGGACCTCGAGAACGAGGTCGGGCACCGGCTGTTCGACCGGGACACCCACCGTGTGCGGCTCACCCCGGCCGGCAACGCGCTGGTGCCGATCGCGCGCGGGGTGCTGGAGCAGGTCGACTCCATCCGGTGGCGGCTGGACGAGACGGCCCGGCCGCGGCGGACCACCCTGCTGCTCGGCGTTCCCAGTGGCGTCCATCCCGACCTTCGGGAGCGGATGGACGCCCTCGCCGAGCGGGTCGGCGACCGGTTCGAGATCAAACGCTGGCCCGGCGGCACCGACCGGCTCGTGGACGCGGTGTGCGACGGCAGGCTTGCGCTGACCCTGGCCCGGCTCCCGGCCGGCGGCGACCCGGCGCTGGAGCAGATGCCGGTGATGTCGGAGCGGCTCGGCGCGGTCGTGCCCCGGGACCGGTTCGCGGGACGCGAGTCCGTCGCCCTCGCGGAACTGGCCGAGCTCGCCTACGCCGGCTCCCCGACGGCCGTGACCAACGCGTACTTCCGTGGCCTCGACCAGCAGCTCGCCGAACTCGGCATCAGGAAGCGCGTCGAACTGGGCAGTGCCACCTTCGACGGGGTCTCCGAAATAGTCTCTGGCGGTATGGCGTTCTCCATTTCCATGCTGGATCCCAGAAGTCCCGTTCAGAATTACCGTCTCGACAACGTCGTGGTCCTTCCCTTCTCCGATTTCCACCCCCGTCTCGAGACCGGCCTGATCTGGCGCAAGGACCGGGCACGCGGCGGTGACCTGGAAGAAGTCGTGGCGGCGGCCCGCGAGGTGTTCGCCCAACCGCTCCACTCATAA
- a CDS encoding sensor histidine kinase → MGIRGELRGRWERGRVLAADHPLLADIGVALLVQGAMTMPFLVPRAPGLPPASWAAYGMSTLTVLPLVWRRRAPVAVLFAVLAANLLYRLTVDGPGQPLPYTGLVVVYTVAALSAPRERLVTGLVLAVAVPVGVWLNTRSARELTFSLFVFAAAYVFGRLTDARQRAHRVEAEQAAARERARIAREMHDILSHAVSLMIVQAEAGPVAVRAAPERAEAAFDAISAAGRDAMAQLRHMLGVLRDDGAGSDGTAPREPQPGLAALPGLLDRVRGSGLDVTYRAVGDVRPVSAGVGATVFRVVQEALTNTLKHADAHSAQIQLTYSACELEVTVSDDGRGPHAVPRRGGHGLVGIRERAAAHGGGAVTGPGAGGRGFEVRVRIPVPAAAEAGA, encoded by the coding sequence ATGGGCATACGCGGGGAACTGCGCGGGCGGTGGGAGCGGGGGCGGGTGCTCGCGGCGGACCATCCGCTCCTGGCCGACATCGGCGTCGCACTGCTCGTCCAGGGCGCCATGACCATGCCCTTCCTGGTGCCGCGCGCACCCGGGCTGCCGCCGGCGAGCTGGGCCGCGTACGGGATGAGCACCCTCACCGTGCTGCCGCTGGTCTGGCGCAGGCGTGCTCCCGTCGCCGTGCTGTTCGCGGTGCTGGCCGCGAACCTGCTGTACCGGCTGACCGTCGACGGCCCCGGGCAGCCGCTGCCGTACACCGGACTCGTCGTCGTCTACACCGTCGCCGCGCTGTCGGCCCCGCGCGAACGGCTCGTCACCGGGCTGGTGCTGGCGGTCGCCGTGCCGGTGGGGGTGTGGCTCAACACCCGGTCGGCACGCGAACTGACCTTCTCCCTCTTCGTGTTCGCGGCCGCCTATGTCTTCGGGCGGCTCACCGACGCCCGGCAGCGGGCCCACCGCGTCGAGGCCGAGCAGGCCGCGGCACGCGAACGGGCCCGGATCGCACGGGAGATGCACGACATCCTCTCCCACGCCGTCAGCCTGATGATCGTGCAGGCCGAGGCCGGACCGGTGGCCGTGCGTGCCGCGCCCGAGCGGGCCGAGGCGGCCTTCGACGCCATCTCCGCGGCCGGGCGGGACGCCATGGCGCAGTTGCGGCACATGCTGGGGGTGCTGCGGGACGACGGTGCCGGGAGCGACGGCACCGCCCCGCGCGAGCCGCAGCCCGGCCTCGCCGCACTGCCCGGACTGCTCGACCGGGTGCGCGGGAGCGGGCTCGACGTGACGTACCGGGCCGTGGGGGACGTCCGGCCCGTCTCCGCGGGCGTCGGCGCCACCGTCTTCCGGGTGGTGCAGGAGGCCCTGACCAATACCCTCAAGCATGCGGACGCACACAGCGCACAGATTCAATTGACGTACTCGGCTTGTGAGTTGGAGGTCACCGTGAGCGATGACGGGCGGGGGCCGCACGCCGTGCCCCGTCGCGGCGGGCACGGGCTCGTCGGGATACGGGAACGGGCCGCGGCCCACGGGGGCGGCGCGGTCACCGGGCCGGGCGCGGGCGGGCGCGGGTTCGAGGTGCGGGTGCGGATTCCCGTCCCCGCGGCGGCGGAGGCGGGAGCGTGA
- a CDS encoding response regulator — protein sequence MTIRVVVADDQELVRSGFAMILDVQPDIEVVAEAGDGAEAVDAVRRHAPDVALLDIRMPRVDGIEACRAISAAGDCRTVMLTTFDSDEYVYEALHAGASGFLLKDVRRDDLVHAVRVVARGDSLLAPSVARRLVEQYTRPAARSRRPDPRLDVLTARERETLLLLARGLSNAEIAAELVVSDHTVKTHVGNVLAKLGLRDRIQAVICAYETGLVAAGDPPPGGADRAGPSPAPARK from the coding sequence GTGACGATCCGGGTCGTGGTCGCCGACGACCAGGAGCTGGTGCGCAGCGGCTTCGCGATGATCCTGGACGTGCAGCCGGACATCGAGGTCGTCGCCGAGGCGGGTGACGGCGCCGAGGCCGTCGACGCGGTGCGGCGGCACGCGCCCGATGTGGCGCTGCTCGACATCCGGATGCCCCGCGTGGACGGCATCGAGGCCTGCCGTGCGATCAGCGCCGCGGGCGACTGCCGGACGGTGATGCTGACGACCTTCGACTCCGACGAGTACGTGTACGAGGCGCTGCACGCGGGCGCGAGCGGCTTCCTGCTCAAGGACGTCCGCCGGGACGATCTCGTGCACGCCGTGCGGGTCGTCGCCCGGGGCGACTCGCTGCTCGCCCCCTCCGTCGCCCGGCGTCTGGTGGAGCAGTACACCCGCCCCGCCGCCCGGTCCCGCCGTCCCGATCCCCGGCTGGACGTCCTGACCGCCCGGGAGCGCGAGACGCTGCTGCTGCTCGCGCGAGGCCTGTCGAACGCCGAGATCGCCGCCGAGCTGGTGGTGAGCGACCACACCGTCAAGACGCATGTCGGCAACGTGCTCGCGAAGCTGGGCCTCAGGGACCGGATCCAGGCCGTGATCTGCGCCTACGAGACCGGGCTCGTCGCCGCCGGGGATCCCCCGCCCGGGGGAGCGGACCGGGCCGGGCCCTCCCCCGCGCCGGCGAGGAAGTGA